A window of the Acidovorax sp. YS12 genome harbors these coding sequences:
- the tsaB gene encoding tRNA (adenosine(37)-N6)-threonylcarbamoyltransferase complex dimerization subunit type 1 TsaB — MKLLAFDTSTDTLSIAVQHGARVWTHSGPGGAQASGTLVPGIQGLLAQAGLALGDLQAIAFGRGPGSFTGLRTACAIAQGLAWGAGLPVLPIDTLLAVAEEARAQHGCTAVVAALDARMGEVYHAPWRWDGHQWAALADCGLCAPEAVAVPPGFAIAGNAPAAYGDRLAPEAAGAPRLPALPSAAALLRLAPAWLAAGRAVPASQALPLYVRDKVAQTTAERAALRQSATQTAAPGTAQGATAP; from the coding sequence ATGAAACTGCTTGCCTTCGACACCAGCACCGACACCCTGTCCATCGCCGTCCAGCACGGCGCGCGGGTGTGGACGCACAGCGGCCCCGGCGGCGCGCAAGCATCGGGCACGCTGGTCCCCGGCATCCAGGGCCTGCTGGCGCAGGCCGGGCTGGCCCTGGGCGACCTGCAGGCCATCGCCTTCGGGCGCGGCCCCGGCTCGTTCACCGGGCTGCGCACGGCCTGCGCCATCGCCCAGGGCCTGGCCTGGGGCGCGGGCCTGCCCGTGCTGCCCATCGACACCCTGCTCGCCGTGGCCGAGGAGGCCCGCGCGCAGCACGGCTGCACCGCAGTGGTGGCCGCGCTGGACGCGCGCATGGGCGAGGTCTACCACGCCCCCTGGCGCTGGGACGGCCACCAATGGGCCGCGCTGGCCGACTGCGGCCTGTGCGCGCCCGAGGCCGTGGCCGTGCCACCCGGCTTCGCCATCGCGGGCAACGCCCCCGCCGCCTACGGCGACCGCCTGGCCCCCGAAGCGGCCGGCGCCCCCCGGCTGCCGGCCCTGCCCAGCGCGGCGGCGCTGCTGCGCCTGGCACCCGCCTGGCTGGCCGCAGGCCGGGCCGTGCCCGCCAGCCAGGCGCTGCCGCTGTACGTGCGCGACAAGGTGGCGCAAACCACGGCCGAGCGGGCCGCCCTGCGGCAGAGCGCCACACAGACCGCCGCACCAGGCACCGCACAGGGTGCCACGGCCCCATGA
- the rimI gene encoding ribosomal protein S18-alanine N-acetyltransferase, which yields MSALAAHATRPTAGPATRFEALSLARLDALLAVEQQAYSHPWTRGNFIDTLTAGYQAELLLAGDELIGYYVAMQGVQEAHLLNVTVAPRHQGQGWARVLLEALNAWARSRGAQSLWLEVRKSNTRARQIYETHGYHQAGVRKAYYPATGGLREDAIVMHLNLCP from the coding sequence ATGAGCGCCCTCGCCGCGCACGCCACCCGGCCCACGGCAGGGCCCGCCACGCGCTTCGAGGCGCTGTCGCTGGCGCGCCTGGACGCGCTGCTGGCCGTCGAGCAGCAGGCCTACAGCCACCCCTGGACGCGCGGCAACTTCATCGACACCCTGACGGCCGGCTACCAGGCCGAGCTGCTGCTGGCCGGGGACGAGCTGATCGGCTACTACGTCGCCATGCAGGGGGTGCAGGAAGCGCACCTGCTCAACGTCACCGTGGCGCCGCGCCACCAGGGCCAAGGCTGGGCGCGCGTGCTGCTGGAGGCGCTGAACGCCTGGGCGCGCAGCCGCGGCGCGCAGTCCCTCTGGCTGGAAGTGCGCAAGAGCAACACCCGGGCGCGCCAGATCTATGAAACCCATGGCTACCACCAGGCCGGCGTGCGCAAGGCCTACTACCCCGCCACCGGCGGCCTGCGCGAGGACGCCATCGTCATGCACCTGAACCTATGCCCCTGA
- the corA gene encoding magnesium/cobalt transporter CorA, which yields MLNIFTLANGRLAQEEIESLEELSRFQPIWVDLESPTPEEKRWIKQHYGLSIPEDAMDEDIEESARFYEEDNGELHIRSDFLIDDHDQPRGVRVAFILNLVNDELKSKGVLFSIHDEDVPVFRLLRLRARRAPGLINDARDVLLKLFDADAEYSADTLEGIYDELELAGKKVLSGNVTDALAGEVLGAIARQEDLNGRIRRNVMDTRRAVSFMMRSKMLNAEQFEEARQILRDIDSLDSHTAFLFDKINFLMDATVGFININQNKIIKIFSVASVALLPPTLIASVYGMNFRAMPELEWEFGYVYAIGVMVASAIVPMLYFRKRGWLK from the coding sequence ATGCTCAACATCTTTACGCTCGCCAATGGCCGCCTGGCCCAGGAAGAGATCGAGTCCCTGGAGGAGCTGTCGCGCTTCCAGCCGATCTGGGTGGACCTGGAGTCGCCCACGCCCGAGGAAAAGCGCTGGATCAAGCAGCACTACGGCCTGTCCATTCCCGAGGACGCGATGGACGAGGACATCGAGGAGTCGGCGCGCTTCTACGAGGAAGACAACGGCGAGCTGCACATCCGCAGCGACTTTCTCATCGACGACCACGACCAGCCGCGCGGCGTGCGCGTGGCCTTCATCCTGAACCTGGTCAACGACGAGCTGAAAAGCAAGGGCGTGCTGTTCTCCATCCACGACGAGGACGTGCCCGTGTTCCGCCTGCTGCGCCTGCGCGCGCGCCGCGCGCCCGGCCTGATCAACGACGCGCGCGATGTGCTGCTCAAGCTGTTCGACGCCGACGCCGAATACTCCGCCGACACGCTCGAAGGCATCTACGACGAGCTGGAACTGGCGGGCAAGAAGGTGCTCTCGGGCAACGTGACCGACGCGCTGGCCGGCGAGGTGCTGGGCGCCATCGCGCGCCAGGAGGACCTGAACGGGCGCATCCGCCGCAACGTGATGGACACGCGCCGCGCCGTGAGCTTCATGATGCGCAGCAAGATGCTGAACGCCGAGCAGTTCGAGGAAGCGCGCCAGATCCTGCGCGACATCGACTCGCTGGACAGCCACACGGCCTTCCTGTTCGACAAGATCAACTTCCTGATGGACGCCACCGTGGGCTTCATCAACATCAACCAGAACAAGATCATCAAGATCTTCTCCGTGGCCAGCGTGGCGCTGCTGCCGCCGACGCTGATCGCCAGCGTCTACGGCATGAACTTCCGCGCCATGCCGGAGCTGGAATGGGAATTCGGCTACGTATACGCCATCGGGGTCATGGTCGCCAGCGCCATCGTGCCCATGCTGTACTTCCGCAAGCGCGGCTGGCTGAAGTGA
- a CDS encoding ABC transporter ATP-binding protein, translating to MGGPSVTFCAHCKKVVDLFTTEERKKAVRVVVLVSIMALLQTAGVLSIAPFLAVLARPNVIEENPWVNAIYRDLQFSDPAALIYVLGLLTLMVVVVSSVFKAVTLHVVSRFVQMQRKSLGVRLLSNYLRQPYDFFLSRNPSELTKNVLSEVDQLVFDLLQPLAIVIAQGAVALAMVVLILVYDPSMAVWIVAVVGALYGTIYLFVRKRLTQVGAERQAADARRYKSCHEVVSGIKDVKIAHASQAYLRSFASASHDFARRSAATETLVQSPLYIVEAVGFAGLIAIALLSLWRSGDVSEVLPTMGLYGFAAYRLLPAMQTIYSGLTRLKYSGPILHNIHRDLCMPVNDQAEGCAQIVPRHEIRLQGVSYAYPASKEVLVLDRLELVFAANTITGISGRSGSGKSTVMDLLLGLLSPQAGEVLVDGMVIDKTNVKAWQKSIGYVPQQIYLADISVAENIAFGVPKEQIDMGRVERAARAAHIHDFIVSDLADGYASLVGDRGIRLSGGQRQRIGIARALYRDPPVLCMDEATSALDGATEQAVNDAIRSLSGNKTVVVIAHRQSTLDACDRIVEMR from the coding sequence ATGGGTGGGCCGTCCGTGACCTTCTGCGCTCATTGCAAGAAGGTGGTTGATCTCTTCACGACCGAAGAGCGCAAAAAAGCCGTCCGGGTGGTGGTGCTGGTCAGCATCATGGCGCTGCTGCAAACCGCAGGCGTTTTATCCATCGCGCCATTTCTGGCGGTCTTGGCGCGTCCGAACGTGATTGAGGAAAATCCGTGGGTGAATGCGATCTACCGGGATTTGCAGTTTTCTGATCCGGCGGCGCTGATTTACGTGTTGGGCCTGCTCACCCTGATGGTCGTGGTGGTCTCATCGGTATTCAAGGCGGTCACGCTGCATGTGGTCAGTCGATTTGTCCAGATGCAAAGAAAATCGCTGGGCGTGCGTTTGCTGTCGAATTATTTGCGGCAGCCGTATGACTTCTTCCTTTCGCGCAACCCGTCCGAGTTGACGAAGAACGTGCTGTCGGAGGTCGATCAACTGGTGTTTGATCTGCTGCAACCGCTGGCGATCGTGATAGCGCAGGGCGCCGTGGCGCTGGCCATGGTGGTGCTGATCCTGGTGTACGACCCCTCAATGGCGGTGTGGATCGTCGCCGTGGTGGGCGCGCTCTACGGCACCATTTACCTTTTTGTGCGCAAGCGTTTGACGCAGGTGGGCGCCGAGCGGCAGGCGGCAGACGCTCGCCGGTACAAAAGCTGCCACGAGGTGGTCAGTGGCATCAAGGACGTGAAGATCGCGCACGCATCGCAGGCGTACCTGCGCTCGTTTGCCAGTGCCTCGCACGATTTCGCGCGCCGCTCCGCCGCGACCGAAACCTTGGTCCAGTCGCCGCTGTACATCGTCGAGGCGGTGGGATTCGCGGGCTTGATCGCCATTGCGCTGCTCTCTTTGTGGCGCTCCGGCGATGTGAGCGAAGTGCTGCCCACCATGGGCCTGTACGGCTTTGCGGCCTACCGTCTGTTGCCGGCGATGCAGACCATCTACAGTGGCCTCACGCGCCTGAAATACTCCGGGCCGATTCTTCACAACATTCACCGTGACCTGTGCATGCCGGTAAACGACCAGGCGGAAGGCTGCGCACAGATCGTTCCCCGGCATGAAATTCGCCTGCAAGGTGTGTCGTACGCCTATCCGGCCAGCAAGGAGGTGCTGGTGCTCGACCGCCTGGAGCTGGTGTTCGCCGCCAATACCATCACCGGGATTTCAGGGCGTAGCGGTTCAGGCAAGAGTACGGTGATGGATCTGCTCCTCGGATTGCTGTCTCCGCAAGCCGGGGAGGTGCTGGTGGACGGCATGGTGATCGACAAGACCAATGTGAAGGCCTGGCAAAAATCCATTGGCTATGTGCCCCAGCAGATCTACTTGGCCGATATCAGCGTGGCCGAGAACATCGCCTTCGGCGTCCCCAAGGAACAGATCGACATGGGTCGCGTCGAACGGGCTGCGCGCGCGGCGCACATCCATGATTTCATCGTGAGCGATCTGGCGGATGGCTATGCGTCGCTGGTGGGCGACCGGGGCATACGGCTCTCGGGAGGGCAGCGCCAGCGTATTGGCATCGCGCGGGCGCTGTACCGCGACCCGCCCGTGTTGTGCATGGATGAGGCCACGAGTGCCTTGGACGGGGCCACCGAACAGGCGGTCAACGACGCGATTCGCAGCCTGTCTGGCAACAAGACCGTGGTCGTCATCGCACATCGGCAGTCCACTCTGGACGCCTGCGACCGCATCGTGGAAATGCGCTGA
- a CDS encoding PqqD family protein, with protein MKWQKGFLVKLLCFDNQEILFENYDDELVLLDLRGGIYYTVDRVGADCMLMLLSLPTAEQARSAMLARFDVTDSDLDAAVENLSRELLDFGLVKPRDDGAPGMAFTFEPAARQAFSAPKVEQFRDIEDVLKFDPVHDVTGEGWPSLKDGVSA; from the coding sequence TTGAAATGGCAGAAGGGGTTCCTTGTGAAGTTGCTGTGTTTTGATAATCAAGAAATATTGTTCGAGAATTACGACGACGAGCTGGTTTTGCTCGATCTTCGCGGTGGCATTTACTATACGGTGGACCGTGTCGGTGCCGATTGCATGCTGATGCTGCTGTCACTTCCTACTGCAGAGCAGGCCCGCTCGGCCATGCTCGCGCGTTTCGACGTCACGGACAGCGACCTGGATGCGGCGGTGGAGAATCTGAGCCGTGAATTGCTGGATTTTGGCCTGGTCAAGCCCCGTGACGACGGCGCGCCTGGAATGGCATTCACGTTCGAGCCGGCAGCAAGGCAGGCGTTTTCGGCACCCAAGGTGGAGCAGTTCAGGGACATTGAAGACGTGCTCAAGTTCGATCCGGTACACGATGTGACGGGCGAGGGATGGCCCAGTCTCAAAGACGGGGTATCGGCTTGA
- a CDS encoding glycosyltransferase family 2 protein — MPISDLTVVIPAYNRREFVAEIIECVSNQGMDGIEIIVVDDGSTDGTAACAREFSGVRVLTKSNGGPASARNFGLEHARGEYIAFIDSDDLWADGALGRLVDTLRKDGQADLAMGMPRVMARRGPDHSFEFSTSHLAQFPYSISGTVFRRSVFSRVGIFDPDLWFGEDVDWFHRAQNQGIRVVRLDFDAVIFRRHEGNLTNGKGLVELNVLRVFKKSLDRKRSM; from the coding sequence ATGCCGATCTCTGATTTGACGGTTGTTATCCCCGCGTACAATCGGCGGGAATTTGTTGCTGAAATAATTGAATGCGTATCGAATCAGGGGATGGATGGCATTGAAATCATCGTGGTTGACGACGGGTCTACCGATGGAACGGCTGCGTGTGCCAGGGAATTTTCAGGTGTGCGGGTATTGACAAAATCCAACGGCGGACCGGCCTCCGCTCGCAATTTTGGATTGGAGCATGCCCGGGGCGAGTACATCGCGTTTATCGACAGCGATGACCTTTGGGCGGATGGTGCGTTGGGCCGTCTGGTGGATACGCTCAGGAAAGATGGTCAGGCTGATCTGGCAATGGGTATGCCCAGGGTGATGGCAAGGCGCGGCCCAGACCATTCTTTTGAATTTTCAACCTCCCATCTTGCGCAGTTTCCATACTCCATCTCTGGAACGGTGTTCAGGCGCTCGGTATTTTCCCGGGTCGGCATTTTCGATCCTGACCTTTGGTTTGGCGAGGACGTGGACTGGTTTCACCGTGCTCAGAATCAGGGTATTCGTGTGGTGCGGCTGGATTTTGATGCTGTTATTTTTCGTCGCCATGAGGGGAATTTGACCAATGGCAAAGGGTTGGTGGAGTTGAATGTTCTGAGGGTGTTCAAAAAATCATTGGATCGCAAACGTTCCATGTAA
- a CDS encoding glycosyltransferase, which produces MSDFYKDLACQRQFFEQMQGEYQTAAKAYESAVTLKLAEIHVDLRFGSSRLQEIFLPALNHLRVAEPAEDSVARHTLCLWDGASGGTKIPRPSFDNRHFTDRGDIWGFDNSAYQFAFLYGELSVNMYSRQERCGYYWVDDPRSLPYWCAAAPLRTLLHWCMAEDGRQLLHAAAIGTKDGALLLTGRGGIGKSSTALAGLQHGMLFCGDDYVVVGLEPEPTVYPLYGSAKVHRDQLAHCERLLPCLSNPAGAADEKAVFQLTPVFSAAMPSSMPIKGVAVPRVQDSESSFLDTDITPTEVRNAAGLTTVEQLAYAGNATYAFIDRLCQAVPGYALQLGRDRKLLVDALVSWLQAPPKRSRGAQTPSLGPQPTAVTVIVPAYNRAHLIDEAIANIVGQGYSDLELIVVDDGSTDGTAARVRAHPSAKLFEQPNSGPAQARNRGIMNARGEYLAFLDSDDLWPEGVLRELVRTMDAHPEVDVVMGWPQLAQWNMRSGTYEYFGNPCEGFGFYITGSVFRREVFDRVGLFDADMNFGEDVDWFARAGERGINVMRIDGVSVIVRRHGGNMTEGKNLVELNVLRSFKKALDRKRLASR; this is translated from the coding sequence GTGAGTGATTTCTATAAGGATCTGGCCTGTCAAAGGCAATTCTTCGAACAAATGCAGGGGGAGTATCAGACGGCAGCCAAGGCCTATGAATCGGCCGTCACCCTCAAGCTGGCTGAGATCCATGTCGATTTGCGCTTCGGCAGTTCCCGGCTGCAGGAAATCTTTCTGCCGGCGCTGAACCATCTGCGCGTGGCTGAGCCTGCAGAGGATTCTGTCGCCCGCCACACGCTTTGCCTATGGGATGGCGCCAGCGGCGGCACCAAAATACCGCGCCCATCATTTGACAATCGGCATTTCACCGACCGTGGTGACATCTGGGGTTTCGACAACTCCGCATACCAGTTTGCGTTTCTGTACGGAGAACTCTCCGTCAATATGTACTCCCGGCAAGAGCGCTGTGGCTACTACTGGGTGGATGATCCGAGGAGCCTGCCGTATTGGTGCGCGGCAGCGCCGCTGCGCACGCTGCTGCATTGGTGCATGGCGGAGGACGGGCGCCAGCTTCTGCATGCGGCGGCGATAGGTACGAAAGACGGAGCCCTTTTGCTTACGGGACGCGGAGGCATCGGCAAATCGTCCACGGCGCTCGCCGGACTGCAGCATGGCATGCTGTTTTGCGGGGACGACTACGTCGTGGTCGGCCTGGAGCCGGAACCCACGGTGTACCCCTTGTATGGTTCGGCCAAGGTGCACCGCGATCAATTGGCCCACTGTGAGCGCCTGCTTCCGTGCCTGAGCAATCCGGCTGGAGCAGCGGACGAGAAGGCTGTGTTCCAGCTGACGCCGGTGTTCAGCGCTGCCATGCCTTCTTCGATGCCCATCAAGGGCGTGGCCGTGCCGCGGGTGCAGGACTCGGAGTCTTCTTTTCTGGATACGGATATCACCCCCACCGAGGTGCGCAATGCAGCGGGTTTGACCACCGTGGAGCAGTTGGCATATGCCGGCAATGCCACCTACGCATTCATCGACCGGCTTTGCCAGGCTGTTCCGGGCTATGCATTGCAGTTGGGGCGCGACAGGAAATTGCTGGTGGACGCTCTTGTGTCGTGGCTCCAGGCGCCTCCAAAGCGGTCGAGGGGCGCGCAGACGCCGTCTCTCGGCCCCCAGCCGACGGCCGTGACGGTGATCGTTCCTGCATATAACCGGGCGCATCTGATTGACGAGGCCATTGCGAATATCGTGGGCCAGGGATATTCCGATCTGGAGCTGATCGTGGTGGATGATGGCTCCACCGATGGCACGGCGGCGCGTGTGCGCGCCCATCCCAGCGCCAAACTGTTTGAGCAACCCAATAGTGGGCCCGCTCAGGCGCGCAACCGGGGCATCATGAACGCGCGGGGGGAATATCTCGCTTTTCTCGACAGTGATGACCTGTGGCCGGAGGGGGTGTTACGGGAGTTGGTGCGCACCATGGACGCACACCCCGAGGTGGATGTGGTCATGGGATGGCCACAATTGGCCCAATGGAATATGCGAAGCGGCACGTACGAATATTTCGGCAATCCATGTGAGGGGTTTGGATTCTATATCACGGGCTCGGTTTTCAGGCGTGAGGTGTTTGATCGGGTGGGCTTGTTCGATGCGGATATGAACTTTGGCGAGGACGTCGATTGGTTTGCCCGTGCTGGAGAGCGTGGCATCAACGTCATGCGGATTGATGGTGTTTCCGTCATTGTCCGGCGCCATGGGGGCAATATGACGGAGGGGAAAAATCTGGTGGAGCTGAATGTGCTGCGCAGCTTCAAAAAAGCCTTGGACAGAAAGCGCCTGGCGTCTCGATGA
- a CDS encoding glycosyltransferase family 2 protein yields the protein MLAPKVSVVVTCFNREMYIAEAIDSALAQTFADIEVLVVDDGSVDGSAQTCQSYGDRLRYIYQRNQGASAAKNAGVAAARGEYIAFLDSDDRWEPHKLQMQMRHLADHPAVDVVYAYAMQFLSPELAPEIRAGLHCPGGAMPAPTSGTLLAKKATFARVGDYRTDLLVGIDVEWYSRSQGIGLSSFILPEVLLHRRIHPTNSGITQKSERIQHLSILKEHIDRQRARGKESAS from the coding sequence GTGTTGGCTCCCAAGGTCAGTGTCGTGGTGACGTGCTTTAACCGCGAGATGTATATTGCCGAGGCGATCGACAGTGCGCTAGCACAGACGTTTGCGGATATTGAAGTGCTGGTGGTCGACGATGGTTCCGTGGATGGTTCCGCGCAAACTTGCCAGTCGTACGGTGACCGCCTTCGCTATATTTACCAGCGGAATCAAGGTGCGAGCGCAGCGAAAAATGCGGGTGTGGCTGCCGCACGCGGCGAATACATTGCATTCCTCGACTCTGATGACCGCTGGGAGCCTCATAAGCTGCAGATGCAGATGCGTCATCTGGCCGACCATCCAGCCGTTGATGTTGTTTATGCATATGCCATGCAGTTCTTGAGCCCGGAACTCGCCCCCGAAATCCGCGCTGGCCTGCATTGTCCGGGCGGTGCGATGCCGGCGCCAACCAGCGGTACCTTGCTGGCGAAGAAGGCTACATTTGCGCGCGTTGGAGATTATCGAACCGATTTGTTGGTCGGGATTGACGTCGAATGGTATTCGCGCAGTCAGGGCATAGGTCTTTCAAGTTTCATCCTGCCGGAGGTGTTGCTGCATCGAAGGATACATCCCACCAATTCAGGCATAACGCAGAAATCCGAAAGAATCCAGCACCTGTCGATCCTCAAGGAACATATCGACAGACAGCGTGCGCGTGGCAAGGAATCGGCATCGTGA
- a CDS encoding nucleotidyltransferase family protein, whose protein sequence is MDESSNRLLPLLYRQAEKSGLCDAEMGRLRGIYRYQWCRNHLMLSELRKVLAALRAESIEVILLKGSALIQRYYGDPALRPMSDLDFMVHPDRFEDASAVLLGYGYARRIDIQFKEIREKRLTHAVEFTRTVNGQTWEIDLHWTPLHRATWPGAHERFWENSVVSDFKGVDCRTFDATDQLLHVCLHGALWNALPPLRWIVDAMWILREKQIDWLRLMDHARYLNSVQLLQMALNYLRETHDAPIPEHVMDSLNAAVPSRYESLLFRLQTSSSYEMRADQLLVLGWMNHSRAYPDMPWWRLLGSFPSYLKTASKISRWRDFPAHMARRLLRRS, encoded by the coding sequence TTGGATGAATCATCGAACCGGTTATTGCCGCTTTTGTACCGGCAAGCGGAAAAATCAGGGCTGTGCGATGCGGAAATGGGGCGGCTGCGCGGCATTTACCGCTACCAGTGGTGCCGCAACCATCTGATGCTTTCGGAGTTGCGTAAAGTGCTTGCTGCATTGCGCGCGGAGTCCATTGAGGTGATTTTGCTCAAGGGTTCCGCGTTGATTCAGCGCTATTACGGTGATCCTGCGCTGCGACCCATGAGTGACCTTGACTTCATGGTGCATCCCGATCGTTTCGAAGACGCCAGTGCAGTGCTGCTGGGATATGGGTATGCACGCCGCATCGATATCCAATTCAAGGAAATCCGTGAAAAACGCTTGACCCATGCGGTGGAATTTACGCGCACAGTCAATGGGCAAACATGGGAAATAGATCTGCATTGGACCCCTTTGCACCGGGCCACATGGCCAGGAGCGCATGAGCGGTTCTGGGAAAATTCCGTTGTGTCGGATTTCAAGGGTGTCGATTGCCGGACTTTCGATGCAACGGACCAGCTGCTCCACGTATGCCTGCATGGGGCGCTGTGGAATGCATTGCCACCGCTGCGCTGGATTGTCGATGCCATGTGGATCCTGCGCGAGAAGCAGATCGATTGGCTGCGGCTGATGGACCACGCGCGCTATCTGAACAGCGTGCAGTTGCTGCAGATGGCCTTGAACTACCTGCGCGAAACGCATGACGCGCCCATTCCAGAGCACGTGATGGACAGCTTGAATGCTGCTGTTCCGTCGCGCTACGAAAGTTTGTTGTTCAGATTGCAGACGTCTTCGTCCTATGAAATGCGTGCAGACCAGCTCTTGGTGCTCGGGTGGATGAACCATTCGCGTGCGTATCCAGACATGCCCTGGTGGCGTTTGCTCGGGAGTTTTCCGAGCTATCTGAAAACTGCTAGCAAGATAAGCCGTTGGCGTGATTTTCCTGCGCACATGGCCCGCCGGCTGCTGCGGCGGTCTTGA
- a CDS encoding transcriptional regulator, which produces MNEKIEFGQRLRTAMAEAGYPLRPVVLEREFNTRYWGRSVTLQAARRWLRGEAIPAQDKVQVLAEWLKIEPEVLRFGEAVRLSVQEQRKRWDDGVGYLEREAFDAFLQLPAPQRKVVREVILTFAKVHCGAAPGEGPAPDGAP; this is translated from the coding sequence ATGAACGAGAAAATCGAGTTTGGCCAGCGGCTGCGGACCGCCATGGCCGAGGCGGGCTACCCGCTGCGGCCGGTGGTGCTTGAGCGTGAATTCAACACGCGGTACTGGGGGCGGTCGGTGACCTTGCAGGCGGCGCGCCGCTGGCTGCGCGGCGAGGCGATTCCGGCGCAGGACAAGGTGCAGGTCCTGGCCGAGTGGCTGAAGATCGAGCCCGAGGTGCTGCGCTTTGGCGAGGCGGTGCGCCTGTCGGTGCAGGAGCAGCGCAAGCGCTGGGATGACGGGGTGGGCTACCTGGAGCGCGAGGCCTTCGACGCTTTCCTGCAACTGCCCGCGCCGCAGCGCAAGGTCGTGCGGGAGGTCATCCTCACGTTTGCCAAGGTGCACTGCGGCGCCGCGCCCGGCGAAGGGCCGGCACCCGATGGCGCGCCGTAG
- a CDS encoding prepilin-type N-terminal cleavage/methylation domain-containing protein — MQTEHETGRQTPREREAARAGRGFTLIEVMIVVAIVGILAAVALPSYSRYVTRAKLPEAFSVLSGMGLSAQRYFQDNRTYADTSGINGCPPGVGVANGTSKHFNFACSNVAAATITMTATGIGTDLSGIVFTLDQNNARATTSVPSGWTGSNGGACWVRSQSGECS; from the coding sequence ATGCAGACAGAACACGAGACCGGCCGGCAGACGCCCCGCGAACGCGAGGCCGCCCGTGCCGGGCGCGGCTTCACCCTGATCGAGGTCATGATCGTCGTGGCCATCGTCGGCATCCTGGCTGCGGTGGCGCTGCCGTCGTACAGCCGGTACGTCACGCGCGCCAAGCTGCCCGAGGCGTTCTCGGTGCTTTCGGGCATGGGGCTGTCGGCGCAGCGCTACTTCCAGGACAACCGCACCTACGCCGATACCAGCGGCATCAACGGCTGCCCGCCTGGCGTGGGCGTGGCCAACGGCACCAGCAAGCACTTCAACTTCGCCTGCAGCAACGTCGCCGCCGCCACCATCACGATGACGGCCACGGGCATCGGCACCGACCTGTCGGGCATCGTCTTCACGCTGGACCAGAACAACGCGCGCGCCACCACGTCCGTGCCGTCGGGATGGACGGGCAGCAATGGCGGCGCATGCTGGGTGCGCAGCCAGAGCGGGGAATGTTCATGA